The following proteins come from a genomic window of Kitasatospora sp. NBC_01246:
- a CDS encoding DUF6131 family protein, whose amino-acid sequence MIILGVILLVIGFLTSISILWTIGIALVVILLILWIMGAVGHQVGGRRHYY is encoded by the coding sequence GTGATCATCCTGGGAGTCATCCTCCTCGTCATCGGATTCCTCACCAGCATTTCCATCCTGTGGACCATCGGTATCGCCCTGGTCGTCATCCTCCTGATCCTCTGGATCATGGGCGCCGTCGGCCACCAGGTCGGCGGCCGCCGCCACTACTACTGA
- a CDS encoding ABC transporter substrate-binding protein, with product MRHLSCLPPCRRALPAAALTTASALLLTACGGSDAPKSAADAIKAAVPKAQRAAGVLRVGSDLNYAPVDFRGADGDPDGLDPDLANALGKVLGLRIEIVDTTFDKLIPGLNSGQFDVAMSAISDTAQRRDALGEDGRPTGQPGVDFVDYFIAGTAIIVQKGNPKGIRTLDDICGRTVAVQRGSTQDEIIGRQVAACGRQGKPLEVHRFDNDSQALAEVAAGRAVADFNDFPVAAYAARTTDGGNRFEVTGAQSQSSPYGIAVNKSATALRDAVAKGLDQLIRSGEYDKILAKWNVSAGAAQAAAINGGL from the coding sequence TTGCGCCATCTCTCCTGCCTGCCTCCCTGCCGCCGGGCCCTGCCGGCCGCGGCCCTCACCACCGCCTCGGCCCTGCTGCTCACCGCCTGCGGCGGCTCGGACGCCCCGAAGAGCGCTGCAGACGCGATCAAGGCAGCCGTCCCCAAGGCGCAGCGCGCCGCCGGGGTGCTGCGGGTCGGCTCCGACCTGAACTACGCGCCGGTGGATTTCCGCGGCGCGGACGGCGACCCGGACGGCCTGGACCCGGATCTGGCCAACGCGCTGGGGAAGGTCCTCGGTCTGCGGATCGAGATCGTTGACACGACGTTCGACAAGCTGATACCGGGCCTCAACAGCGGGCAGTTCGACGTGGCGATGTCGGCGATCAGCGACACGGCCCAGCGCCGTGACGCGCTCGGCGAGGACGGCAGGCCCACCGGTCAGCCGGGCGTGGACTTCGTGGACTACTTCATCGCCGGAACCGCGATCATCGTGCAGAAGGGCAACCCGAAGGGGATCCGGACGCTGGACGACATCTGCGGTCGCACGGTCGCGGTGCAGCGTGGCAGCACCCAGGACGAGATCATCGGCCGTCAGGTCGCCGCCTGTGGACGGCAGGGCAAGCCGCTTGAGGTACACCGCTTCGACAATGACAGCCAGGCCCTCGCCGAGGTGGCGGCCGGCAGGGCGGTGGCCGATTTCAACGACTTCCCTGTGGCGGCGTACGCGGCCAGGACCACCGACGGCGGGAACCGCTTCGAGGTGACGGGCGCGCAGTCGCAGTCCAGCCCGTACGGGATCGCGGTGAACAAGAGCGCCACGGCCCTGCGCGACGCCGTGGCGAAGGGGCTGGACCAGCTGATCCGCAGCGGAGAGTACGACAAGATCCTCGCGAAGTGGAACGTGAGCGCGGGGGCCGCCCAGGCGGCGGCGATCAACGGCGGGCTGTGA
- a CDS encoding alkaline shock response membrane anchor protein AmaP: MNSHSVLNRTLLAVAGLVMLGGGLRVLVGALDLYRRWSLGPPADWPLTGPHDTLVPAADRTRWTGEDWWWPTVIAALAVIVALALWWFLAQLRHRHPGRLPVGNPPCDGVELHDGALADAMAADAARLPGVHRAHVNLTGHPDHPHATFDLTLDPDAHPRDVLHALEGTLHRARRSTGWGQLPARATLRVASHRPHRAE, encoded by the coding sequence ATGAACTCTCACTCCGTCCTCAACCGGACCCTGCTGGCCGTCGCGGGCCTGGTCATGCTCGGCGGCGGCCTGCGCGTGCTGGTCGGCGCGCTGGACCTCTACCGGCGCTGGAGCCTCGGCCCGCCCGCCGACTGGCCACTCACCGGCCCGCACGACACCCTCGTGCCGGCTGCAGACCGCACCCGCTGGACCGGCGAGGACTGGTGGTGGCCGACGGTCATCGCCGCCCTGGCCGTCATCGTCGCCCTCGCCCTGTGGTGGTTCCTGGCACAGCTGCGCCACCGGCACCCCGGACGCCTGCCGGTCGGCAACCCGCCCTGCGACGGCGTCGAACTGCACGACGGCGCCCTCGCCGACGCCATGGCCGCCGACGCCGCCCGACTCCCCGGCGTCCACAGAGCGCACGTGAACCTGACCGGTCACCCTGACCACCCCCACGCGACCTTCGACCTCACCCTCGATCCGGACGCCCACCCCCGCGACGTTCTCCACGCCCTGGAAGGCACCCTGCACCGCGCCCGCCGCAGCACCGGATGGGGCCAACTCCCCGCCCGGGCCACGCTGCGCGTCGCCTCGCACCGGCCCCACCGCGCCGAATGA
- a CDS encoding polysaccharide lyase: protein MGLARNRVCSAALALALGVGPTVSACQGKGHRDHEAATPAGPPVASPAPEGSSSAASAPAAGVFYDGFEQVADNGWKVGVNDLSDGDRQQPLSQLSQRPGSALRQATSPVRDGQHALQATVPHALGSFRSEVARPPVPMGSENWYGFSIYLPQTWQVDQQSTILAQWHAQIGEDAKNQDDDVKNNPPVAVSVKGDHWILELHWNSQGATATGPGSGTHAYTLGAIRTGAWCDFVPHATWSPTGNGLIQLWQDDQQAVNYTGPTEYNNKQGPYFKIGIYRPGWKTKNATQYAQDTLTTGPITVYDDAVRIVQGPATYQDVAPNRP from the coding sequence ATGGGCTTGGCGAGGAATCGGGTCTGTTCGGCGGCGCTGGCGCTGGCGTTGGGGGTGGGGCCGACCGTCTCGGCGTGCCAGGGCAAGGGACACCGTGATCATGAAGCCGCGACGCCCGCAGGGCCCCCCGTCGCGTCACCCGCTCCCGAAGGCTCTTCGTCGGCCGCCTCGGCCCCGGCGGCGGGCGTGTTCTACGACGGGTTCGAGCAGGTCGCCGACAACGGTTGGAAGGTCGGCGTCAACGACCTCTCCGACGGGGACCGCCAGCAGCCCCTGTCGCAGCTGTCCCAGAGGCCCGGCAGTGCGCTGCGGCAGGCCACCTCACCGGTGCGGGACGGCCAACACGCACTGCAGGCCACAGTGCCGCACGCGCTAGGCAGCTTCCGCTCCGAGGTCGCCCGCCCGCCCGTGCCGATGGGCTCCGAGAACTGGTACGGCTTCAGCATCTACTTGCCGCAGACCTGGCAGGTTGACCAGCAGAGCACCATCCTTGCCCAATGGCACGCACAGATTGGTGAGGACGCCAAGAACCAGGACGACGACGTCAAGAACAATCCGCCCGTCGCGGTGAGTGTCAAGGGCGACCACTGGATACTCGAGCTCCATTGGAACAGCCAGGGCGCCACCGCGACCGGGCCCGGATCCGGCACACATGCATACACACTCGGGGCGATCCGGACGGGCGCCTGGTGCGATTTCGTGCCGCATGCCACCTGGTCACCGACCGGCAACGGGCTGATCCAGCTGTGGCAGGACGACCAGCAGGCGGTCAACTACACCGGGCCGACGGAGTACAACAACAAGCAGGGCCCCTACTTCAAGATCGGTATCTACCGCCCCGGGTGGAAGACGAAGAACGCCACCCAGTACGCCCAGGACACCCTCACCACCGGACCCATCACTGTCTACGACGACGCGGTACGCATCGTCCAGGGACCCGCGACCTACCAGGACGTCGCACCCAACCGCCCCTAG
- a CDS encoding DUF6286 domain-containing protein: MAAALGLWLVILALTPGRRHLLPMAATDNPDAPQAALDRDGAARLLRDTALRVPGVSHADVRVRRRRINARVQVAFRDLDTVRTEVTEALTAQLDALALARVPRLTVRARRRGP; the protein is encoded by the coding sequence GTGGCCGCCGCCCTCGGCCTGTGGCTGGTCATCCTGGCGCTCACCCCTGGCCGCCGACACCTCCTGCCCATGGCCGCCACCGACAACCCGGACGCACCACAGGCCGCCCTCGACCGAGACGGCGCCGCACGACTGCTGCGCGACACGGCCCTGCGCGTGCCGGGCGTCTCCCACGCCGACGTGCGAGTACGCCGACGCCGGATCAACGCCCGCGTCCAGGTCGCCTTCCGCGACCTGGACACCGTGCGCACCGAGGTCACCGAAGCATTGACGGCGCAGCTCGACGCCCTCGCCCTGGCCCGGGTCCCCCGGCTCACGGTCCGGGCCCGCCGGCGCGGCCCGTGA
- a CDS encoding UBP-type zinc finger domain-containing protein: MDPGLVVQPRCGHLDALREVPANPTPGCEDCLRAGSTWVHLRACLSCGHVGCCDSSPKQHAFRHARVNPGHHIARSLEPGEGWAWCYTDEVFLRPA, from the coding sequence CTGGACCCGGGCCTTGTCGTCCAACCGCGCTGCGGCCACTTGGACGCGCTCCGGGAGGTGCCCGCGAATCCGACCCCAGGCTGCGAGGACTGCCTGCGGGCCGGCAGCACCTGGGTCCACCTGCGGGCCTGCCTGAGCTGCGGACACGTCGGCTGCTGCGACAGCTCGCCCAAACAGCACGCCTTCCGGCACGCCCGCGTCAACCCCGGACACCACATCGCCCGTTCGCTGGAGCCCGGCGAGGGCTGGGCCTGGTGCTACACGGACGAGGTCTTCCTGCGCCCCGCCTGA
- a CDS encoding catalase, giving the protein MDDKPGPVKRIVDAVAEAVREDGRPPGGVPGAPGSTPPQLAEPLEPRAPLPAKRDQQGPLPVSPTGRDTGLPAGALSQNGGYLTTAQGVRLPDGDHSLKAGPRGPVLLQDHHLREKIMHFDHERIPERVVHARGAAAHGTFRGYGTAAAVTRAAFLAEGVETPVFVRFSTVLGSRGSADTVRDTRGFATKFYTGQGVFDLVGNNIPVFFIQDAIKFPDVVHAAKPHPDREIPQAQSAHDTFWDFVSLHTEATHHTIWNMSDRGIPRSYRTMEGFGVHTFRLVNAEGASTLVKFHWKPMAGVHSLVWEEAQLIGGMDPDFHRRDLADAIESGNHPQWELGIQTFPDTPEQTFAGIDLLDPTKIVPEELAPVQAIGLLTLNANPTNFFAETEQVAFHPGHLVPGIDLTDDALLAGRLFSYLDTQITRLGGPNFAQIPVNRTHAPVNDMLRDGFHQDAVHSGVAPYKPNSLDGGCPFFAGAGEHAFVEYPTPIAAAAKVREAPASFADHFSQPRLFWLSLSPVEREHVIAAYTFELSKVYEQAIKERVLTVLARIDEQLCREVAAGLGLPVPPTAGTAHDEIAPSPALSQLGRRWPATGRVLGIVTGSGSDPGVVRRLRDDTIAAGLLPLVIAPTGAPLADDLPVQRTFGAARSVEFDALLIADAPPPGADDRGARDAKSGAVAGGQPAIDSRIVLLVNEAYRHAKPIAGLADARALWAAAGIDPQAPGVFSETDAGQAVSALAEQLETHRVWERFPASAH; this is encoded by the coding sequence ATGGACGACAAGCCGGGGCCCGTGAAGAGGATCGTCGACGCCGTAGCCGAGGCCGTGCGCGAGGACGGCCGGCCGCCGGGCGGTGTGCCCGGAGCGCCGGGCAGCACACCGCCTCAGCTGGCGGAGCCGCTCGAACCGAGGGCTCCGCTGCCCGCGAAGCGGGACCAGCAGGGACCCCTGCCGGTGTCGCCCACCGGCCGCGACACCGGCCTGCCGGCAGGCGCCCTGTCGCAGAACGGCGGGTACCTGACGACCGCGCAGGGGGTGCGACTGCCGGACGGCGACCATTCGCTGAAGGCCGGGCCGCGCGGCCCGGTGCTGCTGCAGGACCATCACCTGCGCGAGAAGATCATGCACTTCGACCACGAGCGGATCCCCGAGCGGGTGGTGCACGCCCGCGGCGCCGCAGCCCACGGCACCTTCCGGGGCTACGGGACAGCGGCCGCGGTCACCAGGGCCGCGTTCCTGGCGGAAGGCGTGGAGACGCCGGTGTTCGTACGGTTCTCCACCGTGCTGGGCTCGCGCGGGTCGGCGGACACCGTGCGCGACACCCGCGGCTTCGCGACCAAGTTCTACACCGGCCAGGGCGTCTTCGACCTGGTCGGCAACAACATCCCCGTCTTCTTCATCCAGGACGCCATCAAGTTCCCGGACGTGGTGCACGCCGCCAAGCCGCACCCGGACCGGGAGATCCCGCAGGCACAGAGCGCCCACGACACGTTCTGGGACTTCGTCTCGCTGCACACCGAGGCCACCCACCACACCATCTGGAACATGTCCGACCGCGGCATCCCGCGCTCCTACCGGACGATGGAGGGCTTCGGAGTCCACACCTTCCGCCTCGTCAACGCCGAGGGCGCCAGCACCCTGGTGAAGTTCCACTGGAAGCCCATGGCCGGCGTGCACTCCCTGGTCTGGGAGGAGGCCCAGCTGATCGGCGGCATGGACCCGGACTTCCACCGCCGCGACCTCGCCGACGCCATCGAGTCCGGCAACCACCCGCAGTGGGAGCTCGGCATCCAGACCTTCCCCGACACCCCCGAGCAGACGTTCGCCGGCATCGACCTGCTCGACCCCACCAAGATCGTCCCGGAGGAACTCGCCCCGGTGCAGGCGATCGGGCTGCTCACCCTCAACGCGAACCCGACGAACTTCTTCGCCGAGACCGAGCAGGTCGCCTTCCACCCCGGGCACCTGGTGCCCGGCATCGACCTCACCGACGATGCGCTGCTCGCCGGCCGCCTCTTCTCCTACCTCGACACGCAGATCACCCGCCTCGGCGGACCGAACTTCGCGCAGATCCCGGTCAACCGCACCCACGCCCCGGTCAACGACATGCTGCGCGACGGCTTCCACCAGGACGCGGTGCACAGCGGCGTCGCACCGTACAAGCCGAACTCGCTCGACGGCGGCTGCCCGTTCTTCGCCGGCGCGGGCGAGCACGCGTTCGTCGAGTACCCGACCCCGATCGCCGCCGCGGCCAAGGTGCGTGAGGCGCCCGCGTCGTTCGCCGACCACTTCAGCCAGCCCCGGCTGTTCTGGCTCAGCCTGAGCCCGGTGGAGCGCGAGCACGTGATCGCGGCCTACACCTTCGAACTGTCGAAGGTGTACGAGCAGGCGATCAAGGAACGGGTCCTGACCGTCCTGGCACGGATCGACGAGCAGCTCTGCCGGGAGGTGGCCGCCGGCCTCGGCCTGCCCGTGCCGCCGACCGCCGGTACGGCCCACGACGAGATCGCCCCCAGCCCGGCCCTGTCCCAGCTGGGGCGGCGCTGGCCGGCGACCGGCCGCGTGCTCGGGATCGTCACCGGCTCCGGCAGTGACCCCGGCGTGGTGCGGCGGCTCAGGGACGACACGATCGCCGCGGGACTGCTGCCGCTGGTCATCGCCCCGACCGGAGCGCCACTGGCCGACGACCTCCCCGTGCAGCGGACCTTCGGCGCCGCCCGGTCCGTCGAGTTCGACGCGCTCCTGATCGCGGACGCACCCCCGCCCGGCGCCGACGACCGCGGGGCACGTGACGCCAAGTCCGGCGCCGTGGCGGGCGGGCAGCCGGCGATCGACTCCCGCATCGTCCTGCTGGTCAACGAGGCCTACCGGCACGCCAAGCCGATCGCCGGCCTCGCGGACGCGCGCGCCCTGTGGGCGGCGGCGGGCATCGACCCGCAGGCGCCGGGCGTGTTCAGCGAGACCGACGCCGGGCAGGCGGTCTCGGCCCTGGCGGAGCAACTCGAAACGCACCGGGTCTGGGAACGCTTCCCGGCCTCCGCCCACTGA